From one Catellatospora sp. IY07-71 genomic stretch:
- a CDS encoding PH domain-containing protein, with amino-acid sequence MAFPEDVLTADEHVVLDLHPHWKAMIRPVAVLVLAVAAVVTALIMLDNEILVYIVAGLALIAVGWLSFWPWLVWRTTHYVLTNERVLLQTGVFSRDRRDIPLSRVNDHSMSQKFIERLLGCGTLTIESAGERGQSVLNDIPHVEKVQTTLYELVEADRDAHSYNDNERSAPPAQTARVEEKQ; translated from the coding sequence ATGGCGTTCCCCGAGGACGTGTTGACGGCGGACGAGCACGTGGTGCTCGATCTGCACCCCCACTGGAAGGCCATGATCCGCCCGGTGGCGGTGCTGGTGCTCGCGGTGGCCGCGGTGGTGACCGCACTGATCATGCTCGACAACGAGATCCTGGTCTACATCGTGGCCGGGCTCGCCCTGATCGCCGTGGGCTGGCTGTCGTTCTGGCCCTGGCTGGTCTGGCGCACCACGCACTACGTGCTGACCAACGAGCGGGTGCTGCTGCAGACGGGTGTGTTCTCGCGGGACCGCCGCGACATCCCGCTGTCGCGGGTCAACGACCACTCGATGAGCCAGAAGTTCATCGAGCGGCTGCTCGGCTGCGGCACGCTGACCATCGAGTCGGCCGGTGAGCGCGGCCAGTCGGTGCTCAACGACATCCCGCACGTGGAGAAGGTGCAGACCACGCTGTACGAGCTGGTCGAGGCCGACCGTGACGCGCACTCCTACAACGACAACGAGCGGTCCGCGCCGCCGGCGCAGACCGCTCGGGTCGAAGAGAAGCAGTGA
- a CDS encoding GtrA family protein encodes MHPDLTLLDRLLPQRLRDLGPEALKFAIVGGVNTVVNFVVLNALVLTIFPTGQLKANVVATIVAMIASYLMNRHWTYKGRSSQAMGREFMLFVLFNVAGLAIELAIMGATKYALGLHGLLALNAAKLLGLVLGTIFRFYTYRTFVFAPANTIAVPAGGVDADFGPAHVHVDDVDELVDAEAAASALAGVPVPAQLRSDDFTRLTAPLEAEFAAERAEAEQLAALDAEFTDRELAEELARAKPRPER; translated from the coding sequence GTGCACCCAGACCTGACGCTGCTCGATCGACTGCTGCCCCAACGGCTCCGTGACCTCGGCCCGGAGGCGCTGAAGTTCGCCATCGTGGGCGGCGTCAACACCGTCGTCAACTTCGTGGTGCTCAATGCGCTCGTGCTGACGATCTTCCCCACCGGCCAGCTGAAGGCGAACGTGGTCGCCACCATCGTGGCGATGATCGCGTCCTACCTGATGAACCGGCACTGGACCTACAAGGGCCGGTCCAGCCAGGCCATGGGCCGCGAGTTCATGCTGTTCGTGCTGTTCAACGTCGCGGGCCTGGCCATCGAGCTGGCCATCATGGGCGCCACCAAGTACGCCCTCGGCCTGCACGGCCTGCTCGCCCTCAACGCGGCGAAGCTGCTGGGCCTGGTGCTCGGCACGATCTTCCGCTTCTACACGTACCGCACCTTCGTGTTCGCCCCCGCGAACACGATCGCGGTGCCCGCGGGCGGCGTGGACGCCGACTTCGGCCCGGCGCACGTGCACGTGGACGACGTCGACGAGCTGGTCGACGCCGAGGCCGCCGCCAGCGCGCTGGCCGGCGTGCCGGTGCCCGCGCAGCTGCGCAGCGACGACTTCACCCGGCTCACCGCCCCGCTGGAGGCGGAGTTCGCCGCCGAGCGGGCCGAGGCCGAGCAGCTGGCCGCCCTGGACGCGGAGTTCACCGACCGCGAGCTCGCCGAGGAGCTCGCGCGGGCGAAGCCGCGCCCAGAGCGGTAG
- a CDS encoding GtrA family protein, producing the protein MPLRLVERFRHLLAELSKFGVVGGAAYVVDLVVFNLLLSPVGTLPASAISTVLAATGAFVGNRYWTWRDRERSSLTREYSLYFLFNLIGLGITLAVVWLSHDVLGSVWPEVFHTRLADNVAKMLFGTGIASVFRFWAYRRFVFSGPVVGEPARVQAG; encoded by the coding sequence ATGCCGCTGCGGCTGGTCGAGCGGTTCCGGCACCTGCTCGCTGAACTCAGCAAGTTCGGCGTGGTCGGCGGCGCCGCGTACGTCGTCGATCTCGTCGTCTTCAACCTGCTGCTGTCGCCCGTCGGCACGCTGCCCGCCTCGGCGATCTCGACCGTGCTCGCGGCGACCGGCGCCTTCGTCGGCAACCGCTACTGGACGTGGCGTGACCGGGAACGCTCCAGCCTCACCCGGGAGTACTCGCTGTACTTCCTCTTCAACCTGATCGGCCTGGGCATCACGCTGGCCGTGGTGTGGCTGAGCCATGACGTGCTCGGCAGCGTGTGGCCGGAGGTCTTCCACACCCGGCTCGCGGACAACGTGGCGAAGATGCTGTTCGGCACCGGGATCGCCAGTGTCTTCCGGTTCTGGGCATACCGCCGGTTCGTGTTCTCCGGTCCGGTGGTGGGCGAGCCCGCCCGGGTACAGGCGGGGTGA